A stretch of Candidatus Bathyarchaeota archaeon DNA encodes these proteins:
- a CDS encoding GDP-mannose 4,6-dehydratase codes for MEELNSKKVMVTGGAGFIGYHLTKKLVTLTPNLTIYDDLSSGKMENVNDVPSAKFVKGDILDAKALLAQEKTDLIYHLAAQVVVPYSMENPLIDFDTNAKGTMHVLEKARKDDAKLVFASSAAVYGNPTVFPTPEGYGFHPFSCYGLSKVVGEEYCQMYQSQYGLDITIMRFANVFGPRCHGVIHDFIEKLEKNPDKLEIIGTGLQSRDFVHVSDVVDALIKVGESKKANGEVYNIGCGTTTSILELAKMIIKILGLKKTVITTTNVSWQGDVTKIWFNNNKAKRELKWNPKITLEDHIREIIAERKNSK; via the coding sequence ATGGAGGAACTTAACAGTAAAAAAGTGATGGTTACTGGCGGCGCAGGCTTTATCGGTTACCATCTGACAAAAAAACTTGTAACCTTAACCCCCAACTTAACAATTTATGACGATTTATCCAGCGGAAAAATGGAAAACGTAAACGACGTACCATCCGCCAAATTCGTCAAAGGAGATATTTTAGACGCAAAAGCCCTCCTTGCACAAGAAAAAACTGACTTAATTTATCACTTAGCAGCTCAAGTTGTAGTTCCATACTCAATGGAAAACCCCCTGATTGACTTTGACACTAACGCTAAAGGAACCATGCATGTTTTGGAAAAAGCCCGCAAAGACGACGCAAAACTCGTTTTTGCTTCAAGCGCCGCAGTTTATGGCAACCCTACAGTTTTTCCAACTCCTGAAGGCTATGGTTTTCACCCCTTCTCATGTTATGGTTTAAGCAAGGTTGTCGGGGAAGAATACTGTCAAATGTACCAGAGCCAATATGGACTGGACATAACCATCATGCGGTTTGCAAACGTTTTCGGTCCAAGATGTCACGGTGTAATCCACGATTTTATTGAGAAACTGGAGAAAAACCCTGATAAACTGGAAATAATCGGCACAGGCTTGCAATCCCGCGATTTCGTGCATGTATCTGATGTGGTGGACGCGCTCATAAAAGTGGGAGAGAGCAAAAAAGCAAACGGTGAAGTCTACAACATCGGCTGCGGAACAACCACTTCAATTCTTGAACTTGCAAAAATGATAATCAAAATTCTTGGGCTTAAAAAAACAGTAATCACTACCACCAACGTTTCTTGGCAGGGTGACGTGACAAAAATCTGGTTCAACAATAACAAGGCTAAACGAGAACTGAAATGGAACCCAAAAATCACCTTGGAAGATCACATACGCGAAATTATCGCTGAGAGGAAAAACTCCAAATGA
- a CDS encoding UbiA family prenyltransferase has product MSSASPVKGLLALLRLPYWLMTGGLSLLTARAITKASLGSIETTLGALSFGWVALLIFFSMAFITSAGFAINDYFDRESDAVIKPKRPIPSGALSLTQVMAVSGVLFAVGLVLAFLINWLSFAIIAVDSVLLLIYSYMVKRKSGFIANVLVGILTGTAFLYGQATVSNTISIISFTLYPIAFGTIGGNVLRDVLSVEGDTKVGYPTLPQKIGNIKSIKVAAIFFLLTGLLAPLPSIPFFADHFTIYYLPCILLWSVLLIYASVRLITSASTLQSVRKYERIVTMSMILLPIALIFEAVLGGLL; this is encoded by the coding sequence ATGAGTTCTGCCTCGCCAGTAAAGGGCTTACTTGCTCTACTTCGGCTTCCTTACTGGCTAATGACAGGTGGCTTATCACTTTTAACCGCGCGTGCAATAACCAAAGCAAGCCTAGGCAGCATAGAAACCACGCTTGGCGCGTTGAGTTTTGGGTGGGTTGCCCTTCTGATTTTCTTTTCCATGGCTTTTATCACGTCCGCAGGGTTTGCTATAAACGATTATTTTGACCGAGAAAGTGACGCTGTAATCAAGCCTAAGCGTCCTATCCCTTCAGGGGCGCTATCTTTAACGCAGGTTATGGCGGTTTCAGGCGTGCTTTTTGCGGTTGGGCTGGTTTTGGCTTTCTTGATTAACTGGCTTAGTTTTGCAATTATCGCTGTTGATTCCGTTTTGCTTTTGATTTATTCGTACATGGTGAAACGTAAATCAGGGTTCATAGCCAATGTGTTAGTTGGAATTTTAACTGGTACCGCTTTCCTGTATGGGCAAGCAACAGTCTCCAATACAATCAGTATAATTTCATTTACCCTCTACCCAATAGCTTTTGGAACCATAGGCGGTAACGTACTGCGTGATGTCCTAAGCGTTGAAGGCGACACGAAAGTTGGTTATCCAACGTTGCCACAGAAAATCGGTAACATCAAATCCATTAAAGTAGCTGCAATTTTCTTCCTGTTGACAGGGTTACTTGCGCCATTGCCTTCTATACCCTTCTTTGCGGACCACTTCACCATTTACTATCTTCCCTGTATTCTTTTGTGGAGTGTTCTGCTCATCTATGCATCAGTTCGCCTTATCACTTCAGCCTCAACTCTTCAAAGCGTACGAAAATATGAACGCATAGTTACTATGTCCATGATTCTTTTACCTATAGCGTTAATATTTGAAGCCGTACTCGGAGGGTTACTGTGA
- a CDS encoding radical SAM protein: MSETKSICPECQKKINAQLREVNGKIQIIKQCPEHGEFKATHWQSIPIFEHMIKYDQFQYLGDLNAPKDPAGCPYNCEKCKIHASGTVIGVIDVTKRCNFKCAICFSTFPDQGEDYEPTKESLINMLEFAAKANPKPPAILFSGGEPLEREDMPEIIAAAHRLKFMTILATNGTHLVDTPGLAKRLKDAGLNIVYLSFDSFHEEFNKKIRGLPLVDIKLKAIDVCRKYDMEVILVNTLMKSLNDEEVGDMIRFAAQNTDIIRGLIFQPIAFTGRATENPFRENFREWSFAEDVETQTNGEVKATDLFPMSVMTSPIKIMRKFMQKPWPLFSCSPQCGIVNWIYVSKSGKMFPINRFVNFDRFFSTIRKTAENAESKGKFSLLSSLFMASMLSMNMFLVTREVGMPTLLKSILRMHISPSYQSLGKIRRRIFLLGCMAFMDSYNFDVNRVRRCVVHYITPDLKIIPFCAYNNVHRVAIEKEYIQRTKKA; this comes from the coding sequence GTGAGCGAAACCAAAAGCATCTGCCCCGAATGTCAAAAGAAAATCAATGCACAACTCCGTGAAGTCAACGGCAAAATCCAGATCATCAAACAGTGTCCAGAGCACGGTGAATTCAAAGCTACCCACTGGCAAAGCATACCCATCTTTGAACACATGATAAAGTACGACCAGTTCCAATACCTCGGCGACCTCAACGCACCAAAAGACCCAGCAGGTTGCCCATACAACTGTGAAAAATGCAAAATTCACGCCTCAGGAACCGTCATCGGCGTTATCGATGTAACTAAACGTTGCAATTTTAAATGTGCAATTTGCTTCTCAACCTTCCCAGATCAAGGTGAAGATTACGAACCCACCAAAGAATCCCTCATAAACATGCTCGAGTTCGCCGCTAAAGCTAACCCTAAACCCCCAGCGATCCTGTTTTCAGGCGGCGAACCGTTGGAACGCGAAGACATGCCTGAAATCATAGCCGCTGCTCACAGGCTAAAATTCATGACAATTTTAGCAACTAACGGAACTCACTTGGTTGATACTCCTGGTTTGGCAAAGCGACTCAAAGATGCAGGGTTAAACATTGTTTACTTGTCTTTTGATAGTTTCCATGAAGAGTTCAACAAAAAAATCCGTGGATTGCCCCTGGTGGACATTAAGCTCAAAGCGATTGATGTCTGCCGCAAATACGATATGGAAGTCATTTTGGTTAACACGTTAATGAAAAGCCTCAACGATGAGGAAGTCGGTGACATGATTCGATTCGCAGCCCAAAACACAGACATCATAAGAGGCTTAATTTTCCAGCCCATAGCTTTCACTGGCAGAGCAACTGAGAATCCTTTCCGCGAGAACTTTCGGGAATGGAGTTTTGCCGAGGACGTGGAGACACAGACCAATGGGGAAGTAAAAGCCACCGATTTGTTTCCGATGTCTGTTATGACTTCACCGATTAAAATCATGCGTAAATTCATGCAAAAACCCTGGCCACTGTTTTCGTGCAGTCCACAATGCGGCATCGTGAACTGGATTTACGTTTCTAAAAGCGGCAAAATGTTCCCAATTAATCGTTTTGTGAATTTTGACAGATTCTTCAGTACCATTCGCAAAACCGCTGAAAACGCCGAGTCAAAAGGCAAATTCTCACTGCTTTCTTCACTGTTTATGGCTTCCATGCTGTCAATGAACATGTTCTTAGTTACCCGAGAAGTGGGTATGCCGACTTTGTTAAAGTCGATTTTGCGTATGCACATTTCACCTTCTTATCAGTCGCTGGGTAAAATCCGCCGCAGAATCTTCCTACTAGGTTGCATGGCATTTATGGACAGTTACAACTTTGACGTTAACCGCGTACGACGCTGCGTAGTTCACTACATTACCCCTGACCTCAAAATCATACCCTTCTGCGCCTACAACAACGTGCATCGCGTTGCAATAGAAAAGGAGTACATACAAAGAACCAAAAAAGCCTAA
- a CDS encoding Mut7-C RNAse domain-containing protein, protein MKFLADGMLGKLARWLRMLGHDVEYSIKMGDNELLAVAKKENRVLLTRDFELYHRAVSKGIEVFYVDAKNETGRLAQLASRYSLDVEIDMDKSYCPKCGAKLNPTAKTQIQTDVEANTLLYNDKFWKCPNCGQVYWQGAHWKKIEGTLKIVQQKQQQF, encoded by the coding sequence TTGAAGTTCCTCGCAGATGGCATGCTGGGAAAACTTGCACGTTGGCTTCGGATGCTTGGACACGACGTAGAGTATTCCATTAAAATGGGTGACAATGAACTTTTAGCTGTGGCAAAAAAAGAGAACAGGGTGCTTTTGACAAGGGATTTTGAGCTGTATCATCGTGCGGTTAGCAAGGGTATTGAAGTGTTTTATGTGGATGCTAAAAATGAAACAGGAAGACTCGCACAGTTGGCAAGCCGCTACAGTTTAGACGTGGAAATTGATATGGACAAATCCTATTGCCCCAAATGCGGAGCTAAACTAAACCCAACCGCAAAAACCCAAATCCAAACTGACGTGGAAGCAAACACGCTTCTCTATAATGACAAATTCTGGAAATGCCCCAACTGCGGACAAGTGTATTGGCAGGGTGCGCACTGGAAAAAAATCGAGGGTACCCTGAAGATAGTGCAACAAAAACAGCAACAATTTTGA
- a CDS encoding dihydroorotase family protein, with protein MIADTVLKNAKAYLNKEVLDCCIAIEEGKIQKIGKETHMPQADEKVDLKGLLVLSGLIDTHVHLRDEGKAYKEDFHSGTSAAAAGGFTTVLDMPNNDPVTMSPQTLRNRMEIAQRRTMVNVGFYSEFPKETKQIGDIVAEGNFGFKLFMGAQVGGLNLDDDAAMTEAFEQVGALGVPVAVHAEDKDLVGFNEAMLRAAKKSSPAAFLQAHTPEAEQKAIKHLLSVTKKTKAKIHFCHVTSQEGLDTISEAKKEGRAVTCEVTPNHLFLSSTDTPRLGSMIIVAPPIRSPDQTEALWKGITEGIVDSLGSDHAPHTLNEKSAEDVWEVKPGLPGLEVTLPLLLTQINRGKLSLERVVELLAEKPAEIFGLQGQGKLKAENQANLTVVDYKRVFKIEASKFKSKAKFSPYDGWEAQGKPVKTYVNGKLIMDEGEIVAKAGCGMVLRRGKI; from the coding sequence ATGATTGCTGACACTGTGCTGAAAAATGCTAAGGCATACCTAAACAAGGAAGTTTTGGACTGCTGCATCGCAATTGAGGAAGGCAAAATCCAGAAAATCGGCAAAGAAACTCACATGCCCCAAGCTGACGAAAAAGTTGACCTAAAAGGCTTGCTGGTTTTGTCTGGACTCATCGACACGCATGTACATCTGCGAGATGAAGGCAAAGCATACAAAGAAGATTTCCACTCGGGCACATCGGCAGCGGCAGCGGGGGGTTTCACAACGGTTCTGGACATGCCAAACAATGACCCTGTAACTATGAGCCCACAAACATTGCGTAACCGAATGGAAATAGCCCAGCGGCGCACAATGGTTAATGTTGGATTCTACAGCGAATTCCCCAAAGAGACAAAGCAGATTGGTGATATTGTTGCTGAGGGGAATTTTGGGTTTAAACTTTTTATGGGCGCTCAGGTTGGCGGCTTAAACCTTGATGATGACGCAGCAATGACTGAAGCTTTTGAGCAGGTTGGAGCGCTTGGTGTGCCTGTCGCGGTTCATGCTGAAGATAAGGATTTGGTAGGATTTAATGAGGCTATGCTTCGAGCAGCCAAAAAAAGCAGTCCAGCAGCGTTTCTTCAAGCGCATACTCCAGAAGCAGAACAAAAAGCCATTAAACATTTACTGTCAGTCACCAAAAAAACCAAAGCTAAAATTCATTTTTGCCATGTTACCTCACAAGAAGGCTTAGACACAATCTCTGAAGCAAAAAAAGAGGGCAGAGCAGTCACCTGTGAGGTAACCCCAAACCACCTGTTCCTATCCAGCACCGACACGCCCCGCTTGGGAAGCATGATAATTGTTGCGCCTCCAATCCGCAGTCCAGACCAAACTGAAGCGCTCTGGAAAGGCATCACCGAGGGCATCGTGGATTCGCTGGGTTCTGACCATGCACCCCATACTTTGAATGAAAAGTCGGCGGAAGATGTTTGGGAGGTTAAACCGGGATTACCAGGATTAGAAGTCACGTTGCCTTTGCTATTGACGCAGATTAACAGGGGTAAATTGAGTCTTGAAAGGGTAGTAGAGCTTTTAGCGGAAAAACCCGCAGAAATCTTTGGTCTACAAGGTCAGGGCAAGCTTAAAGCAGAAAACCAAGCGAACCTAACCGTTGTGGATTACAAGAGAGTCTTCAAGATTGAGGCATCAAAATTTAAGTCTAAAGCCAAATTCTCACCCTACGACGGCTGGGAAGCCCAAGGAAAACCAGTTAAAACCTACGTAAATGGCAAACTAATCATGGATGAGGGCGAAATTGTAGCAAAAGCAGGCTGCGGCATGGTTCTGCGGAGAGGCAAAATTTGA